A section of the Streptomyces sp. SCL15-4 genome encodes:
- a CDS encoding UDP-N-acetylmuramate dehydrogenase: MQVLHDAPLAPLTTFRLGGPATRLVTAGTDAEVVAAVREADDSGTPLLVIGGGSNLVIGDKGFDGTALRIATRGVELRGSTLELAAGEVWSDAVARTVEAGLAGIECLAGIPGSAGATPIQNVGAYGQEVSSTITEVVAYDRRAGETVILTNEECAFSYRHSRFKADPDRYVVLRVRFALEDADGLSAPLKYAETARALGVATGDRVPLADARETVLKLRAGKGMVLDPEDHDTWSAGSFFTNPILTAEQFAAFHARVRERLGDGVEPPAYPAGEGRTKTSAAWLIDKAGFTKGYGTGPARISTKHTLALTNRGEATTEDLLALAREVVAGVRAAFGVTLVNEPVTVGVSL; the protein is encoded by the coding sequence GTGCAGGTACTCCACGACGCCCCCCTTGCCCCGCTGACCACCTTCCGGCTGGGCGGTCCCGCGACCCGGCTGGTGACGGCCGGCACCGACGCGGAGGTCGTCGCCGCGGTGCGTGAGGCCGACGACAGCGGCACGCCGCTGCTGGTCATCGGCGGCGGGTCGAACCTGGTCATCGGCGACAAGGGCTTCGACGGCACCGCGCTGCGCATCGCCACGCGCGGGGTCGAACTGCGCGGCAGCACGCTGGAGCTGGCGGCCGGCGAGGTGTGGAGCGACGCCGTCGCCCGCACCGTGGAGGCCGGGCTCGCCGGGATCGAGTGCCTGGCCGGCATCCCCGGCTCCGCGGGCGCCACGCCGATCCAGAACGTGGGCGCCTACGGCCAGGAGGTCTCCTCGACGATCACCGAGGTCGTCGCGTACGACCGCCGGGCCGGCGAGACCGTCATCCTCACGAACGAGGAGTGCGCCTTCTCGTACCGCCACAGCCGCTTCAAGGCCGACCCCGACCGCTATGTCGTGCTCCGGGTCCGTTTCGCGCTGGAGGACGCGGACGGGCTGTCGGCGCCGCTGAAGTACGCCGAGACCGCCCGCGCGCTCGGCGTGGCGACCGGCGACCGGGTGCCACTGGCCGACGCCCGCGAGACCGTGCTGAAGCTGCGCGCCGGGAAGGGCATGGTGCTGGACCCCGAGGACCACGACACCTGGTCCGCCGGGTCCTTCTTCACCAACCCGATCCTCACCGCCGAGCAGTTCGCCGCCTTCCACGCGCGCGTGCGCGAGCGGCTGGGCGACGGCGTCGAACCGCCCGCCTACCCGGCGGGGGAGGGCCGTACGAAGACGTCCGCGGCCTGGCTGATCGACAAGGCGGGCTTCACCAAGGGCTACGGCACCGGTCCCGCCCGCATCTCCACCAAGCACACCCTCGCCCTGACCAACCGGGGCGAGGCCACCACGGAGGACCTGCTCGCCCTGGCCCGCGAGGTGGTCGCCGGCGTCCGCGCGGCCTTCGGCGTCACCCTCGTCAACGAGCCGGTGACCGTGGGCGTGAGCCTGTAA
- a CDS encoding MaoC family dehydratase codes for MTAKIAYDDVEVGTELPAQSFPVTRATLVRYAGASGDFNPIHWNEKFAKEVGLPDVIAHGMFTMAEAIRVVTDWTGDPGAVVEYGVRFTRPVVVPNDDRGALIEVSGKVAAKLDDHTVRVDLTAMSGGQKVLGMSRAVVRLA; via the coding sequence ATGACGGCGAAGATCGCGTACGACGACGTGGAGGTCGGCACCGAGCTGCCGGCGCAGAGCTTTCCCGTGACGCGCGCCACGCTGGTGCGCTACGCCGGTGCCTCCGGCGACTTCAACCCGATCCACTGGAACGAGAAGTTCGCCAAGGAGGTGGGCCTGCCGGACGTCATCGCGCACGGCATGTTCACCATGGCCGAGGCGATCCGCGTGGTCACCGACTGGACCGGCGACCCGGGCGCGGTCGTGGAGTACGGCGTCCGCTTCACCCGGCCGGTCGTCGTCCCGAACGACGACCGGGGCGCGCTGATCGAGGTCAGCGGCAAAGTCGCGGCCAAGCTGGACGACCACACCGTGCGGGTGGACCTGACGGCCATGAGCGGCGGCCAGAAGGTGCTGGGCATGTCCCGGGCGGTCGTGCGACTGGCCTGA
- a CDS encoding MaoC family dehydratase N-terminal domain-containing protein, which produces MALDQSFVGRTYPPTAPYEVGREKIREFAEAVGETNPVYTDPEAAKEFGHPDVIAPPTFVFSITFRAAGQVVEDPQLGLDYSRVVHGDQKFAYARPVRAGDRLTVTSTIEAIKSLAGNDILDIRGEVHDETGELVVTAWTKLVARAAEEA; this is translated from the coding sequence ATGGCGCTCGACCAGTCCTTCGTGGGACGGACCTACCCGCCCACCGCGCCCTATGAGGTGGGCCGGGAGAAGATCCGCGAGTTCGCCGAGGCGGTGGGCGAGACCAACCCGGTGTACACGGACCCCGAGGCCGCCAAGGAATTCGGTCACCCCGATGTGATCGCCCCGCCGACCTTCGTGTTCTCCATCACTTTCCGGGCCGCCGGACAGGTCGTCGAGGACCCGCAGCTCGGCCTGGACTACAGCCGCGTGGTGCACGGCGACCAGAAGTTCGCCTACGCCCGCCCGGTCCGCGCCGGCGACCGGCTCACGGTCACCTCCACCATCGAGGCGATCAAGTCCCTGGCCGGCAACGACATCCTGGACATCCGCGGCGAGGTCCACGACGAGACCGGCGAGCTCGTCGTGACCGCCTGGACCAAGCTCGTGGCCCGCGCGGCCGAGGAGGCGTGA
- the rpmG gene encoding 50S ribosomal protein L33: protein MAATDVRPKITLACVECKERNYITKKNRRNNPDRLEMKKHCPRCNAHTAHRETR from the coding sequence GTGGCTGCCACCGACGTCCGCCCGAAGATCACGCTGGCCTGCGTGGAGTGCAAGGAGCGGAACTACATCACCAAGAAGAACCGGCGTAACAACCCGGATCGTCTGGAGATGAAGAAGCACTGCCCGCGTTGCAATGCGCACACCGCGCACCGCGAAACGCGATAA
- a CDS encoding amidohydrolase family protein has protein sequence MPDSQPQPQPPPDPPGSSGSSGPAALLLCGARLTDGRAVDVRLGGGRIEAVGTAGSLTPGPARAGVTRVDLSGYLLLPAPTEPHVHGDTALSAEHPGPVSYAPEDVQRRATEAALLHLGLGATAVRAHVRVGDVRGLGALGAVLRARRSLRGLAELTTVAMPRLLTGAAGADGLAVLRDAVKMGASVVGGCPDLDPDPIGYVEAVLEVASEHGCPVDLHTDAADPARLSRLAAMAGGLRPGVTIGPCAGLARLPARLASRTADQLAAAGVTVVCLPQGGCGGADRRGTAPVRLLRAAGVRVAAGSGALRDVSNPVGRGDPLEAAYLLASVHGLRPEDAYDAVSASARAALGLPEVRVEAGFPAELLAVRGDRLAGALSLAYSRIVVHRGRVVARTSAVREYCHSAATAELGLPRQGRGELS, from the coding sequence ATGCCCGACAGCCAGCCGCAACCGCAACCGCCGCCGGACCCGCCGGGTTCCTCCGGGTCGTCGGGACCGGCCGCCCTCCTGCTGTGCGGGGCCCGGCTCACCGACGGCCGGGCCGTGGACGTGCGGCTGGGCGGGGGCCGCATCGAGGCGGTGGGCACGGCCGGCAGTCTCACGCCGGGTCCGGCCCGCGCGGGCGTCACCCGGGTGGACCTGAGCGGCTATCTGCTGCTGCCGGCCCCGACCGAACCGCACGTCCACGGGGACACCGCGCTCTCCGCCGAACATCCCGGGCCGGTGTCGTACGCCCCGGAGGACGTCCAGCGCCGGGCGACGGAGGCGGCCCTGCTGCACCTCGGGCTCGGCGCGACGGCGGTGCGCGCGCATGTGCGCGTGGGCGACGTCCGGGGGCTCGGCGCGCTCGGCGCGGTGCTGCGGGCCCGGCGGTCGCTGCGCGGGCTGGCGGAGCTGACGACGGTGGCGATGCCGCGGCTGCTGACCGGGGCGGCCGGGGCCGACGGGCTGGCCGTACTGCGGGACGCGGTGAAGATGGGCGCCTCCGTGGTGGGCGGCTGCCCGGACCTGGACCCGGACCCCATCGGCTACGTCGAGGCCGTCCTGGAGGTGGCCTCCGAGCACGGCTGCCCGGTGGACCTGCACACCGACGCCGCCGACCCGGCCCGGCTCTCCCGGCTCGCGGCCATGGCCGGCGGCCTGCGCCCCGGCGTGACGATCGGGCCGTGCGCCGGTCTCGCGCGCCTGCCCGCCCGGCTCGCCTCGCGCACCGCGGACCAACTCGCGGCGGCCGGCGTGACGGTGGTGTGCCTGCCCCAGGGCGGCTGCGGCGGCGCCGACCGGCGGGGCACGGCGCCGGTGCGGCTGCTGCGCGCGGCCGGGGTACGGGTGGCGGCCGGGAGCGGCGCCCTGCGCGACGTCTCCAACCCCGTCGGCCGCGGCGACCCGTTGGAGGCGGCCTACCTCCTCGCCTCCGTCCACGGCCTGCGTCCGGAGGATGCCTACGACGCGGTGTCCGCCTCGGCGCGGGCGGCGCTGGGGCTGCCGGAGGTGCGGGTGGAGGCGGGCTTCCCGGCCGAGCTGCTGGCCGTACGCGGCGACCGTCTGGCCGGCGCGCTGTCCCTGGCCTACAGCAGGATCGTGGTGCACCGGGGCCGGGTGGTGGCCCGCACGAGCGCGGTACGCGAGTACTGCCACTCGGCGGCTACGGCGGAACTCGGGCTGCCGCGGCAGGGGCGCGGGGAGTTGTCGTGA
- a CDS encoding SDR family oxidoreductase → MRIVIAGGHGQIALRLERLLSARGDEVAGIIRTPEQGDDLRAAGAEPVLLDLESALLEEVAAHLQGADAAVFAAGAGPGSGAARKDTVDRGAAVLFADAAVRARVRRFLVVSSMGADPAHQGDEVFDAYLRAKGEADAYVTRQEALDWTILRPGALTDEPGTGLVRMEAHTGRGSVPRDDVAAALAELVDTPATAGLTLELISGSTPVSVAVKSVAGN, encoded by the coding sequence ATGCGCATTGTCATCGCTGGTGGTCATGGTCAGATCGCGCTGCGCCTGGAGCGCCTGCTCTCCGCGCGCGGTGACGAGGTGGCGGGCATCATCCGCACGCCCGAACAGGGTGACGACCTGCGGGCGGCCGGCGCCGAACCGGTCCTGCTCGACCTGGAGTCGGCCCTGCTGGAGGAGGTCGCGGCGCATCTCCAGGGCGCGGACGCGGCGGTCTTCGCGGCCGGTGCGGGCCCGGGCAGCGGCGCGGCCCGCAAGGACACGGTGGACAGGGGCGCCGCGGTGCTGTTCGCGGACGCGGCCGTACGCGCGCGCGTGCGCCGCTTCCTGGTGGTGTCCTCGATGGGCGCGGACCCCGCGCACCAGGGGGACGAGGTCTTCGACGCGTACCTGCGCGCCAAGGGCGAGGCCGACGCGTACGTCACCCGTCAGGAGGCCCTGGACTGGACGATTCTGCGGCCGGGCGCGCTGACGGACGAGCCGGGCACCGGCCTGGTCCGGATGGAGGCGCACACGGGACGTGGCTCGGTCCCCCGGGACGACGTCGCCGCCGCCCTCGCGGAGCTGGTCGACACCCCCGCGACGGCCGGTCTCACGCTGGAGCTGATCAGCGGTTCGACACCGGTGTCGGTCGCGGTCAAGTCGGTCGCGGGGAACTGA
- a CDS encoding SpoIIE family protein phosphatase, with translation MGSPIPPGAPVRHLAPAPESVVVARRFVRSVLDGLVPDVVDTAELLTGELVTNAVLHARTGIEVEAWTVEGQAHVRVSDHRPDYGLVPHARHLYASTGRGLALVEELATSHGVHSGEGRKTVWFDVWPEAPAPPPSAWETVAPPGRTVTVSLNDVPYALYWAAQQQWEGLLRELLLAAPAATGAEVCPQDLTVAQDTSSMICASMTAAVEQETPDSSTLSLRVAFAADAGPRVATLSRVLDASDAAARRGSLLALPALPHIRAFRHWLLGQITGQLSGARPTAWTQAPVSPGTNPTDLSPWDASEVEAAFVPTVAADDGNRIIAVNNAASSLLGWPAHDLVGQRLTVLMPEHLRQRHVTAFTALLLTGESRILGRPVPVPALHRDGHVVPIRLTIETQEAIDGRTVFVAQLTTTTTPPVPADVPREARHSTRPSPGPVRLPTTTKTVKPVRTQTATPEWLSLFADIGMALTGTLDPNERLRRVCQALTRELADWCMADLVDEQGRLERVCLVHRDPQVPVPGSHLGLLAPPSEVTEGSLPRVLRGAGPLLVTDASSPGRPQNAFEARELELVEHLGASTAVVAPLRAQREVFGALTMVRTEDEHPFTKEDIPLVSELVRAVALGVDNARLHQHARSNAEHLQRALLPELPRVEHLELTARYVPSSTTAEVGGDWYDAFTLPDGDIALVIGDVSGHDLQAAVAMSTLRNMLRGIAVDRQEPPGEVLRRLDLASQTLSPQSTATCVYSVVKGDGGTTWLRHSSAGHLPPLLTTEEGHTRYLDEGRGLLIGMDPRLPRRSAYDALPPHSTLLFFTDGLIERRGESLDDAMNRLRHYTAAQARAPLDVFCDELIIKFGADTTDDIALIALRPTPPA, from the coding sequence ATGGGCAGCCCCATCCCCCCGGGAGCACCGGTGCGGCACCTGGCTCCGGCGCCGGAGAGCGTCGTGGTGGCCCGCAGGTTCGTACGGTCGGTGCTGGACGGTCTCGTGCCGGACGTGGTGGACACCGCCGAGCTGCTGACCGGCGAGCTGGTGACCAACGCCGTCCTCCACGCGCGCACCGGGATCGAGGTGGAGGCCTGGACCGTCGAGGGCCAGGCCCATGTGCGGGTCAGCGATCACCGCCCGGACTACGGGCTGGTGCCCCACGCCCGCCATCTCTACGCCAGCACCGGCAGGGGCCTCGCCCTGGTCGAGGAGCTGGCCACCAGCCACGGCGTCCACAGCGGCGAGGGCCGCAAGACGGTCTGGTTCGACGTGTGGCCCGAGGCGCCCGCGCCGCCGCCGTCCGCGTGGGAGACCGTGGCGCCGCCCGGCCGGACCGTCACCGTGTCGCTGAACGACGTGCCGTACGCGCTGTACTGGGCGGCCCAGCAGCAGTGGGAGGGGCTGCTGCGCGAACTGCTCCTCGCCGCCCCCGCCGCCACCGGGGCCGAGGTGTGCCCGCAGGACCTGACCGTCGCCCAGGACACGAGCAGCATGATCTGCGCGTCCATGACGGCGGCGGTGGAGCAGGAGACGCCCGACAGCTCGACGCTCTCCCTGCGGGTGGCGTTCGCGGCGGACGCCGGGCCCCGCGTCGCGACGCTGTCCCGGGTCCTCGACGCCTCGGACGCGGCGGCACGGCGGGGCAGTCTGCTCGCCCTCCCGGCGCTTCCGCACATCCGGGCCTTCCGGCACTGGCTGCTCGGCCAGATCACCGGCCAGTTGTCCGGCGCACGGCCCACCGCGTGGACCCAGGCCCCGGTGTCGCCGGGCACCAACCCGACGGACCTCTCGCCGTGGGACGCGAGCGAGGTGGAGGCCGCGTTCGTGCCGACCGTCGCGGCCGACGACGGCAACCGGATCATCGCGGTGAACAACGCCGCGTCCAGCCTGCTGGGCTGGCCCGCGCACGATCTCGTCGGGCAGCGGCTGACCGTGCTCATGCCCGAGCACCTGCGCCAGCGCCATGTGACGGCCTTCACCGCGCTGCTACTCACCGGAGAGTCGCGCATCCTGGGCCGGCCGGTACCGGTTCCCGCGCTGCACCGGGACGGCCATGTGGTCCCCATCCGCCTCACCATCGAGACCCAGGAGGCGATCGACGGACGGACCGTGTTCGTCGCCCAGCTCACCACGACGACGACTCCGCCGGTCCCGGCGGACGTCCCCCGGGAGGCGCGGCACTCGACGCGGCCGTCGCCGGGCCCGGTGCGGTTGCCGACGACCACCAAGACGGTGAAGCCGGTGCGGACGCAGACGGCGACGCCGGAGTGGCTGTCCCTGTTCGCCGACATCGGCATGGCGCTGACCGGCACCCTCGATCCGAACGAGCGGCTGCGGCGGGTGTGCCAGGCCCTGACCCGGGAACTGGCCGACTGGTGCATGGCGGACCTCGTCGACGAGCAGGGCCGGCTGGAGCGGGTCTGCCTCGTCCACCGCGACCCCCAGGTGCCGGTGCCCGGTTCGCACCTCGGCCTGCTCGCTCCGCCGTCGGAGGTCACCGAGGGTTCGCTGCCCCGGGTGCTGCGCGGCGCGGGGCCGCTGCTGGTCACCGACGCCTCCTCGCCCGGACGGCCGCAGAACGCCTTCGAGGCGCGGGAGCTGGAGCTGGTGGAGCACCTGGGCGCGAGCACCGCCGTCGTCGCTCCGCTGCGGGCCCAGCGGGAGGTCTTCGGCGCCCTGACCATGGTCCGCACCGAGGACGAGCACCCGTTCACCAAGGAGGACATCCCCTTGGTCTCGGAGCTGGTCCGTGCCGTCGCGCTCGGGGTGGACAACGCCCGGCTGCACCAGCACGCCCGCTCCAACGCCGAACACCTCCAGCGCGCGCTGCTGCCCGAACTGCCCCGCGTGGAGCACCTGGAGCTGACGGCCCGCTATGTGCCGTCCAGTACCACCGCGGAGGTCGGCGGCGACTGGTACGACGCCTTCACGCTGCCCGACGGCGACATCGCGCTGGTCATCGGGGACGTGTCGGGGCACGACCTCCAGGCCGCGGTCGCCATGAGCACCCTGCGCAACATGCTGCGCGGTATCGCCGTCGACCGGCAGGAGCCGCCCGGAGAGGTCCTGCGCCGCCTGGACCTGGCCAGTCAGACCCTGAGCCCGCAGTCCACCGCGACCTGCGTCTACTCCGTCGTCAAGGGCGACGGCGGCACGACATGGCTGCGCCACTCCTCCGCCGGCCACCTGCCGCCGCTGCTGACCACCGAGGAGGGCCATACGCGCTATCTGGACGAGGGCCGGGGCCTGCTGATCGGCATGGACCCGCGCCTGCCCCGCCGCTCCGCCTACGACGCGCTGCCGCCCCACTCCACGCTGCTGTTCTTCACCGACGGCCTCATCGAACGCCGCGGGGAGTCGCTGGACGACGCCATGAACCGGCTCCGCCACTACACCGCCGCCCAGGCACGGGCCCCCCTGGACGTCTTCTGCGACGAACTGATCATCAAGTTCGGCGCCGACACCACCGACGACATCGCCCTGATCGCCCTGCGGCCCACACCACCCGCCTGA
- a CDS encoding YajQ family cyclic di-GMP-binding protein has product MADSSFDIVSKVERQEVDNALNQAAKEISQRYDFKGVGASISWSGEKILMEADSEDRVKAVLDVFESKLIKRGISLKSLEAGEPQLSGKEYKIFATIQEGISQENAKKVAKIIRDEGPKGVKAQVQGDELRVSSKSRDDLQTVIALLKGKDFDFALQFVNYR; this is encoded by the coding sequence ATGGCCGACTCCAGTTTCGACATCGTCTCGAAGGTCGAGCGGCAGGAGGTCGACAACGCCCTCAACCAGGCCGCCAAGGAGATCTCGCAGCGCTACGACTTCAAGGGCGTGGGGGCCTCGATCTCGTGGTCCGGCGAGAAGATCCTCATGGAGGCCGACTCCGAGGACCGGGTGAAGGCCGTCCTCGACGTCTTCGAGTCCAAGCTCATCAAGCGCGGCATCTCCCTGAAGTCGCTGGAGGCGGGCGAGCCGCAGCTCTCCGGCAAGGAGTACAAGATCTTCGCGACGATCCAGGAGGGCATCTCCCAGGAGAACGCCAAGAAGGTGGCGAAGATCATCCGCGATGAGGGCCCGAAGGGCGTGAAGGCGCAGGTCCAGGGGGACGAACTGCGCGTCAGCTCCAAGAGCCGCGACGACCTCCAGACCGTGATCGCCCTCCTGAAGGGCAAGGACTTCGACTTCGCGCTCCAGTTCGTGAACTACCGCTAA
- a CDS encoding GlsB/YeaQ/YmgE family stress response membrane protein yields the protein MGIIGWIILGLLAGAIAKVLLPGRDPGGFIGTTLIGIAGAFIGGWISARWLDHPVSKHFFDGATWAAAIGGSLVLLIAYRLLFGNSRD from the coding sequence ATGGGCATCATCGGTTGGATCATCCTGGGGCTGCTGGCCGGGGCCATCGCCAAGGTCCTGCTGCCGGGCCGCGACCCCGGCGGCTTCATCGGGACGACCCTCATCGGCATCGCGGGCGCGTTCATCGGCGGCTGGATCTCGGCGCGCTGGCTGGACCACCCGGTCAGCAAGCACTTCTTCGACGGCGCGACGTGGGCGGCGGCCATCGGCGGCTCCCTGGTGCTGCTGATCGCCTACCGCCTCCTGTTCGGCAACTCACGCGACTGA